The sequence ACTATTTCAGTTCCCGATCTTGTGGTGGGGTGGAGAAAAGGGGATTTCTTGGTGTTTCGAAATGTGACGGAGCAGCTCTGCAGAGTTCAATATGCTAATCGGCTACCCTGGGAACCAGGAAGACCACCCTACACGCCTCAGAGGGTCACAGCCGGAAAGCTCTTGAGTCCTATATTCCCAACCTCGTCTCGtcactctccaaaaaaaaaaaagaaaaaggcctcAGTAAACACTGTAAAAACCTGTAATTTATAGCTCCCTTCTGGAACCGAGAGAGCAGCCTGgtggggtggaggcaggaggctggggagcAGGGATAGAAATGTTTGCTCTCGGTTTTGCCAGAACTTTGGCCACCCCTCCCGCCCGACCCGATGGCGGATGGAGGTCAGCCAGGGGAAGGCGTCTGGGTGGAGGCCGCTCGGGCGAGGCCGGGGCCGCCGGGGCGGGGCGGAGCGCCGGCAGCTGGCTGGGCGGCCCTTGGGCAGGAGGCCCCGAGGGGGCGAGGGGCAGCCCAGGAGGGAGGtcccgcgggggcggggagcagAGCCGGCCCCCGGGGCCCTGCAGGGCGGCCGCCGCCCGGCTGCCTCCGGGGCGGGGCGGCCCAGCTGCGGCCCAGCAGGGGGAGGGTCGCCCGTGCCTGACCTCGGGCGGCGGCGCTCTGCCGGGCGAGCACTGCCTCCGCCCTGCCGGCTGCTGGGGTCGCGCACAGTGCACGGCGTGGCTGCCCTGCCCCCTCTTCCCCGCTGCGCGGCGTCCGAGCGGCCAGGGCGCCCCCGGGTCTGGCCCATCACCACAGAGCGGCgggtggggcgggggcggggcggtggccCCAGACAGCCGGCTGGGCGactaaaggaaggaaggaaggagggagggcggcggtgagggtggggtggggagggaacaTCCTGTCTGCGCCGGGTGCACCGCAGACAGCGCCGCGCGCCAGCCGCCCAGACGGCGCGCGGGGCCAGAAGCGCCGGGCGCGCGCCTGGGGGGAGGGGCACGCGCGCGAGACGACTGGGCCGGGGGGTGCCCTGAGGAGCTACAATAGGCCAGACGGCGCGCGCGTCCCCGAGGGGGTCGGGAGCCGCGaagtggcggcggcggcggcggagacGCCGGCGGTCCCGCGCGCGCGGCGCCGCCGCTGGCTTcgttcccttcccctccccctccccgccGCCCTCGCTCTCCCCCGGGCGGCCGGAGACGGCGGCGGCGTCTGCGGGAAGCCGTGTGTCTCCGCAGTGACGTGGGCGGGCCGAGGACTCGGTGACGTCAGAGGGCTGTGTGTAGCGATGTGTGTGGGGTTCGGAGCGGCGCCGGCACAGCCGAAGGGAGCGGGCGAGCGGCGACGGCGGCGGCGGGCACAGGTGCGGCTCCGGCTCACGGCTGGGACGCGGCGGAGGCGGCGGGAGGCCAGAGGCGCTCACCCTCCTGGGAGCCCGACGGTGGCGACAGGGGCGGTGGGGAGTTCACAAAGCTCGTGGAGCTTCCCGGGCACCGAGGCCCGAGTAGGGGGTTTGGATGCGCGGGTCCCGGGGGGGGGGTCGGGGCCAGAGGGGGTCGCTAGGCGCGTGTCCCACAGCTGATCACGCTTCGTTGGCCCCAGGCGGTGGGCGCGGGCAGGGCAGGGCGCTGCACTTGACGGGAGCCGCGGGGACCCCGGAGACCCGGACGCCCGTCAccgcccccctcccccactccagCAGCGCTCCGCGGGGATGCCCTGGTCTCGACCCGGTCCGTCAGCCCCCGGCGGCGCGGGGATCCGCTCTCGGCGCCTGAACTGCCCCAATGCCCTCTTCGTTCTGGCCCGGGGCTGGCGGGGGGAGGTGCACCATTAGGGTCGCTGAGGTGACACCCGAGAACTTCCCAGGGAGTGGGCGCGCGGAGGGGGGGGGATTTCCACAGTCCTTCCCGCGGCCCCCGCGGGGGGGCGGTGTTGGGAGGGCACTTGGGGTTATCCCAGGCTcgcgggtgggggtggggggactcCTCCCTTTACTTCCCTCCGCCCCCTTGCACACCCACCCCCAGGCTTCCCGTGTCCCTTGTTCTCCCCCTCTTCGGGTTAGAGATAGGTGGGTGGCTTTGAGTGGGCGGAGGACTTCAGGGTTTTAGGGGCTCCCGCATTCTAGGGCATGCCTCTTGCCCTCTTCCTTGGCCTGTGTTGACTGAGGTGTGTTCTCGTGGTGGACAAAAATCTGTACGATGGTTGGTGGCATTGGTCCTTAATCCTTTGGGTCTGTTTTAAGGTAAATTGCTGAGAGTTTGGGAAgtaaaaatttctatttattggatttattttgggttttctctcAAGAAGGAAGTAGAAGagtcttttcttttcccctcttcctccaTTTGCATTCTTTGTGAGGTTTGTCTGCCTTGTGCTTTTTGTCCCGGATTAGTCTTGTTCAAGGTTGGAGATTCCCAGGTGTGGAGTCTATAGCTTTTGGCTTCCATTAAGTAAAATCGCTAACCTTTTAAAGAgagagttaatttttgtctacAGTTATTTCAGAAAATTAGTGTACATGGACTAGCTGAATTAATTCACTTAAAATTGTAACTTGGTTACATATGGTAGATATGTTAACTCCTATCTGATTTTTTTGGatgaaactgtttttttttttttttttttaaataggagatgaagtaatggatttttttcctcccttaaaATGGCATAACTGAGAAAGCCTCTGGTACTGATTGAGATGATCTGTTTAAGAGTCTTCATGTTCTGAACTCGAATGGCCTTTTGTGTTGTATTATTGCTAGCTTTCTCCAACTCCAAATTGCTTTCCTATTTAAATGAATGTTCTTCTAGTAAACTGGTGTTAGATTTAAAGAAATCACTCAAGCTTCACCTTTGGTAAAGTGAACTCAGTTTAAGATTGAGCAACTggtttcggccgggtgcggtgtctcacacctgtatttcccgcactttgggagacccaggtgggaggatcacctgtggtctggagttccagaccagcctgaccaatatggtgaaaccccgactcaactaaaaatactaaaaaattagctgggcgtcgtggcttgcgcctgtagtcccagctactcgggaggctgagacaggaaaattgcttgaacccgggaggcggaggttgcagtaagccgagatcactgcactccagcctgggtgacagagcgggactccgttaaaaaaaaaaaaaaaaaaaaaaaaaaaaccaactggTTTTAAACTGGCCCCGTTTGGCCTCTGAAgcaaattcaaatgtaactgttcccccacccccttctcttcttccagattaattaaaagaagaatgaaCTATAATCCTTGAAGATAACTGGGCAGTTTTTTAAGTCGGAGGCTTTTCTCACTGGTTTGAGGATTTACACACGTCTTCGGTTTTCCAGCACAGACCAGCAGACCATCATTTTTAGAGGACATACTCCCTCTGCCCTCCTTTTCGGTTTCCTTGGTGGTAAAGATTAAATTTGGTTGCATCATTTTGAGTTGTGTTTGAGTCTAGATTTTATGGCCCAAGGAATGGCATAAACTTTTCATGTGTTTTGcttaaaacaaaccaaaccatTGCATTGATCCTGGACATCTTTAATTGAGAAATTGGtaactttattttaatatgtatatctGAAGAATTCAAGAAAACAAAGGCATTCTCAGAGGTGTGCCTCTTTATTGTTAGAGGCAAAACGAACAGTTACATAGGACTTGCAGTGAAATTATACCAGATTATATAAGGAGAACCAAAACTAAGTCgcaaaatttattaatttaaggGAATCTCTCTTTGAAAAGTTTCTTTGAGAGTAAGTTACTATAAGCATTTGTATacattcatttcctctttttcaaaTAAGCAACTAAATAGAAATGCTAATCTcagatttaattatttaacaGAAGAGTGTAGGATGGAAAACCTCCGGACAAATTTCTCCTTGGTTCAGGGCTCAAATAAAAAACTGAATGGGATGGGAGATGATGGCAGCCCCCCAGCGAAAAAAATGGTAACAGACATTAATGCAAATGGAAATATGATAAACAAGGTGCCAACAGTTAAGAAGGAACACTTGGATGACTATGGAGAAGCGCCAGTGGAAACTGATGGAGAGCATGTCAAGCGAACCTGTGCTTCTGTTCCtgaaactttacatttaaatcccAGTTTGAAACACACACTGGCACAATTCCATTTAAGTAGTCAGAGCTCGCTGGGTGGACCAGCAGCATTTTCTGCTCGGCATTCCCAAGAAAGCATGTCGCCTACTGTATTTCTGCCTCTTCCATCACCTCAGGTTCTTCCTGGCCCATTGCTCATCCCTTCCGATAGCTCCACAGAACTCACTCAGACTGTATTGGAAGGGGAATCTATTTCTTGTTTTCAAGTTGGAGGAGAAAAGAGACTCTGTTTGCCCCAAGTCTTAAATTCTGTTCTCCGAGAATTTACACTCCAGCAAATAAATACAGTGTGTGATGAATTGTACATATATTGTTCAAGGTGTACTTCAGACCAGCTTCATATCTTAAAGGTACTGGGCATACTTCCATTCAATGCCCCATCCTGTGGGCTGATTACATTAACTGATGCACAAAGATTATGTAATGCTTTATTGCGGCCACGAACTTTTCCTCAAAATGGTAGTGTACTTCCTGCTAAAAACTCATTGGCCCAGTTAAAGGAAACTGGCAGTGCCTTTGAAGTGGAACATGAATGCCTGGGCAAATGTCAGGGTCTGTTTGCACCCCAGTTTTATGTTCAGCCTGATGCTCCATGTATTCAGTGTCTGGAGTGTTGTGGAATGTTTGCACCCCAGACGTTTGTGATGCATTCTCACAGATCACCTGACAAAAGAACTTGCCACTGGGGCTTTGAATCAGCTAAATGGCATTGCTATCTTCATGTGAACCAAAAATACTTAGGAACACctgaagaaaagaaactgaagataattttagaagaaatgaaggagaagTTTAGCATGAGAAGTGGAAAGAGAAATCAATCCAAGGCAAGttttttatatcaatttttaataATGGTAATGGTTTACTTTGAAATGAAAATTCTGTGTTTAGTGTGTAAACTTAACCTGTATGTTGAACATTGCtcatgcaacaacaacaaaatgccgATCGATATTTTTGTATTGCAATTTTTAGGCCATAAAGTGCTTTCCAGTATGTTTTCTCATTTGACTTTCCAAACAGTGGAAAAGTAAGACTTGTGAGAGAAGTAAGactatttctccattttatagataaagcaaatgaagctcagagagatgaaatgaCTTTCCCAAAATTATGTAGCTAGAGAGTGGAGGagttagggctttttttttttttttttgtacttttagtagagaccgggtttcaacatgttggccaggctggtcttgaactcctgacctcgtgatccacccaccttgacctcccaaagggctgggattacagccttgagccaccatGTCCCGCCAGGGCTTCTTTTTCTTATCCTCTTTTGCACACATCCTGCCTCTTGACCACTACGTCTGTTTTTCTAGGACTCAAGATAATTTGCACTTTGGTGTTATCTCCATTTGCAAATGGTACAATGACTAGTCAAAACAATTCCTGTGGGCTCGAAACAGCATTTTTCAGAGATGCACCTATGATTTCTGATGTTTCTATGCTTAGATATTTAGGCTTGCTCAA is a genomic window of Macaca mulatta isolate MMU2019108-1 chromosome 2, T2T-MMU8v2.0, whole genome shotgun sequence containing:
- the SKIL gene encoding ski-like protein isoform X1; translated protein: MENLRTNFSLVQGSNKKLNGMGDDGSPPAKKMVTDINANGNMINKVPTVKKEHLDDYGEAPVETDGEHVKRTCASVPETLHLNPSLKHTLAQFHLSSQSSLGGPAAFSARHSQESMSPTVFLPLPSPQVLPGPLLIPSDSSTELTQTVLEGESISCFQVGGEKRLCLPQVLNSVLREFTLQQINTVCDELYIYCSRCTSDQLHILKVLGILPFNAPSCGLITLTDAQRLCNALLRPRTFPQNGSVLPAKNSLAQLKETGSAFEVEHECLGKCQGLFAPQFYVQPDAPCIQCLECCGMFAPQTFVMHSHRSPDKRTCHWGFESAKWHCYLHVNQKYLGTPEEKKLKIILEEMKEKFSMRSGKRNQSKANAPSGMELQSWYPVIKQEGDHVSQTHSFLHPSYYLYMCDKVVAPNVSLTSAVSQSKELTKTESSKSISRQSEKAHSSCKLQKTVSYPDVSLEEQEKMDLKTSRELCSRLDGSISNNSTSKRKSESATCKLVRDINQVGIGLVAAASSPLLVKDVICEDDKGKIMEDVMRTYLKQQEKLNLILQKKQQLQMEVKMLSSSKSMKELTEEQQNLQKELESLQNEHAQRMEEFYVEQKDLEKKLEQIMKQKCTCDSNLEKDKEAEYAGQLAELRQRLDHAEADRQELQDELRQEREARQKLEMMIKELKLQILKSSKTAKE
- the SKIL gene encoding ski-like protein isoform X4 translates to MENLRTNFSLVQGSNKKLNGMGDDGSPPAKKMVTDINANGNMINKVPTVKKEHLDDYGEAPVETDGEHVKRTCASVPETLHLNPSLKHTLAQFHLSSQSSLGGPAAFSARHSQESMSPTVFLPLPSPQVLPGPLLIPSDSSTELTQTVLEGESISCFQVGGEKRLCLPQVLNSVLREFTLQQINTVCDELYIYCSRCTSDQLHILKVLGILPFNAPSCGLITLTDAQRLCNALLRPRTFPQNGSVLPAKNSLAQLKETGSAFEVEHECLGKCQGLFAPQFYVQPDAPCIQCLECCGMFAPQTFVMHSHRSPDKRTCHWGFESAKWHCYLHVNQKYLGTPEEKKLKIILEEMKEKFSMRSGKRNQSKANAPSGMELQSWYPVIKQEGDHVSQTHSFLHPSYYLYMCDKVVAPNVSLTSAVSQSKELTKTESNGSISNNSTSKRKSESATCKLVRDINQVGIGLVAAASSPLLVKDVICEDDKGKIMEDVMRTYLKQQEKLNLILQKKQQLQMNEHAQRMEEFYVEQKDLEKKLEQIMKQKCTCDSNLEKDKEAEYAGQLAELRQRLDHAEADRQELQDELRQEREARQKLEMMIKELKLQILKSSKTAKE
- the SKIL gene encoding ski-like protein isoform X3 — encoded protein: MENLRTNFSLVQGSNKKLNGMGDDGSPPAKKMVTDINANGNMINKVPTVKKEHLDDYGEAPVETDGEHVKRTCASVPETLHLNPSLKHTLAQFHLSSQSSLGGPAAFSARHSQESMSPTVFLPLPSPQVLPGPLLIPSDSSTELTQTVLEGESISCFQVGGEKRLCLPQVLNSVLREFTLQQINTVCDELYIYCSRCTSDQLHILKVLGILPFNAPSCGLITLTDAQRLCNALLRPRTFPQNGSVLPAKNSLAQLKETGSAFEVEHECLGKCQGLFAPQFYVQPDAPCIQCLECCGMFAPQTFVMHSHRSPDKRTCHWGFESAKWHCYLHVNQKYLGTPEEKKLKIILEEMKEKFSMRSGKRNQSKANAPSGMELQSWYPVIKQEGDHVSQTHSFLHPSYYLYMCDKVVAPNVSLTSAVSQSKELTKTESNGSISNNSTSKRKSESATCKLVRDINQVGIGLVAAASSPLLVKDVICEDDKGKIMEDVMRTYLKQQEKLNLILQKKQQLQMEVKMLSSSKSMKELTEEQQNLQKELESLQNEHAQRMEEFYVEQKDLEKKLEQIMKQKCTCDSNLEKDKEAEYAGQLAELRQRLDHAEADRQELQDELRQEREARQKLEMMIKELKLQILKSSKTAKE
- the SKIL gene encoding ski-like protein isoform X2, coding for MENLRTNFSLVQGSNKKLNGMGDDGSPPAKKMVTDINANGNMINKVPTVKKEHLDDYGEAPVETDGEHVKRTCASVPETLHLNPSLKHTLAQFHLSSQSSLGGPAAFSARHSQESMSPTVFLPLPSPQVLPGPLLIPSDSSTELTQTVLEGESISCFQVGGEKRLCLPQVLNSVLREFTLQQINTVCDELYIYCSRCTSDQLHILKVLGILPFNAPSCGLITLTDAQRLCNALLRPRTFPQNGSVLPAKNSLAQLKETGSAFEVEHECLGKCQGLFAPQFYVQPDAPCIQCLECCGMFAPQTFVMHSHRSPDKRTCHWGFESAKWHCYLHVNQKYLGTPEEKKLKIILEEMKEKFSMRSGKRNQSKANAPSGMELQSWYPVIKQEGDHVSQTHSFLHPSYYLYMCDKVVAPNVSLTSAVSQSKELTKTESSKSISRQSEKAHSSCKLQKTVSYPDVSLEEQEKMDLKTSRELCSRLDGSISNNSTSKRKSESATCKLVRDINQVGIGLVAAASSPLLVKDVICEDDKGKIMEDVMRTYLKQQEKLNLILQKKQQLQMNEHAQRMEEFYVEQKDLEKKLEQIMKQKCTCDSNLEKDKEAEYAGQLAELRQRLDHAEADRQELQDELRQEREARQKLEMMIKELKLQILKSSKTAKE